The Populus nigra chromosome 4, ddPopNigr1.1, whole genome shotgun sequence genome contains the following window.
TATTGTACTACATTGCAAATATGTGGTCGAGAGAGAGAGGTTCACATCAACTCGGTCGCCAAATCTTTATCTTAGAAGCCTTTGTTTAccggaaaaaacaaaatatagtgAATTTTGTCCAGAGGTAAAAATCTTATGGATAACATAGCCAGCTAGATGCATGAAAGTTAACACTAGAGTCATAGCCTGAAGAATTTTTGTTACATTAGTTAATCAAATGTACTCGTAATGTTTTTAACAGCttattaatttaacatgttttttaaaatcctttttaaattttttttatataaaaagaatattaaattaatatttttcactgTTATCACGTGGAAAATGGCTTTATCCCTcattttaaacatgttttttaaaatagttttttattaaaaaaatattaaattgattttttaagatattttttgatgtttttcatttgttaatataaaaatacattttttaatacatttttatttcacattaatATCCCCCCACAAAATCTGTGAAAATTAATAATGGATGACTCCCCAACCAAGTCAAGACACGAGGTCTCTCCACACAATTACTGGAAACGAATTTAATGCGTTGAGGACATGTATTTGAAGTGCAATTGCTTCCAAGAACGTACGTAACCTTGTCCAAAAGAGGAAAAACATGCTCAGCTCAGTCGAGATTCCTATAAATAGTCAATGAACTCTGGTCTGTCCACATTGGCACCCTAATTAATTACTAAACCACCAGAGAAAGTTACAGCCACAAGggcaatcatatatatataataattaagaacATAAGTTTACCATTtggcaaatgttttttttatagtgattgATGATAATCCAGATTAATCAAGCACGTCTGCTGTTAATGTCTCCCAATTCATTTACCAAATCACACGTGCTACGCAGAATCACTTATTGACAGTCCAAAGTGCATGATGGCCGTGATTGCAGTCAGTGAGATCCTTCTGCGATGCTCTAGTTTCACTCAACAACTAATTATAACGCACAGAATCAGAATTATTATTCACCCCAATGTTATAATACGTACTTATCATCAACTAATCAGTGGCTTATGAGATAATACATTATATAGTTAGTGTAATAAGACACGATAAGATACTGCCATAGAATTAAGAAAAAGGGGAATAAGAGGTGGGGTTCGgaggtttttataatttagagAGGTTATTCTACGTGGGAAACTGGAGCGAGCTAGCTACAGCTCTCGAAGAAGAGGAGTTGGATTTGGATATGGGATGCTGCTACATTCAAATAGATATATTGTGATTAtatatgctttgttttttcaacaTTCTCTACCACTTCAAGACGACGGCATTCACTCGCTGGCTTCTCTCAGTCAGCAATATTTTTCCGTATCCTGAAAAGCAAATAAGTTCCATTTTCAAGTTTTGGGATTGGAGGAATCTTTTtcattctctccctctctactTTAtactataataacaaaaaaaaagcttgagagAGAACCGAAGAGGCCACCGAAAAACATGGGACACCTTATCatgaaagcaagaaaaaaaacgaCCCGATTAGACGGGCCAACCCACACGCATATACACACAGTTACTCACACACCCACACGCTCGATCGATCACATATGGTCTCTCTCCCTCTGTGTTAAATTTGTGTGTGCCTcgttctttcttttaaaaatggaAATCATAAGTCAACCTCCCCTAATGATTTGGTCTTGGGTTCTTCTAAGCACCACCTCATATCCCACTTTCTTTAGCATCCTCTATATAATTACCACTCCCTATCATTCAGTCCTTCGCCATGGGAAGCATGAAGGTGCATCAGTTGGCACGTGGATTTTGGGAGCACGAACCCTTTCTTACGCTGGGTTTCAAGCGTTTACGCCCTCTCGCTCCCAAGCTGGCCAACACAGATCATAGTGCTGCTTCTTTCGATCTCAAGAGCTTCATTAGACCCGACAGTGGCCCTAGAAATCTTGCCTCTTCTGACGAGAAGAAAGATTCCCCTCAGGTACTGATCATTCTTATCTAGCTAAtactatctttttttaattacttctgCTTGGATTGATCTGTGCTATCTTAATCACTCCAGACATCGAATTAAATTACACTACACATATACCGTAACATATGGATAGTAGCGGGACAtgaattttcaaagaaaaacgtcaaaaaagaaaagaaaagataactaGAAAAGCATTTTTAGGTCAAGCACGGTGGTTTTCTcacctaaatattaaaaattcgGATGCATATAGGGGGAGACGCACCCGGGAGGGACACGTTGGAACCCAACGCAAGAGCAGATAGGTATACTAGAGATGTTGTATAGGGGAGGAATGAGAACTCCTAATGGGCAACAAATAGAAGATATCACTGCACAACTAAGCAGATACGGCAAGATTGAAGGGAAGAATGTTTTTTACTGGTTCCAAAATCACAAAGCCCGCGAGAGGCAAAAACAGAAGAGGAACAGCCTTGGTTTAAGCCATAGTCCGAGAACCCCATCTCCCGTTACCATTATATCTTTGGATACTAGGGTATGTCTCAGCAGCCATAAAgacttaattcttaatttattcaCGCTGATAAACGAAGCTTTGACTGTTTTgcttagtttatatatatatttaatactcTTATTTTTGTACAGGGAGAGGTGGAGAGAGAGGAGGACAGTCCATACAAAAGAAAGTGTAGGAGCTGGACCTTTGAGTGCTTGGAATTAGAGGACAGCAGGTCATGTAGAGAGAAGGGAGATAGAACTCTCGAGCTTTTCCCATTGCACCCGGAAGGCAGATGAAGGGGttgtaaagaaataaataaataaatcccatTCAACTTTGTTAATTTCATTGTGATGATCTGCCTTGAcgtgcttttctttctttagtttctttctttgtttcgaGAAAGAAGAAAGGCATTGTCTCTTTGTACTCTATTTTCTGACTTGGAACCAAAGCTCCTTGTCACTCTTTATTCGGTCTCCTTCTTGTAGATGCGTGTGATCGTTTCGACTAGGGAAACTTTGCTGAGAAAAGATTTTAGGTTAAAAGGAGGAACCTGTGGACACTGAAGTCCACGCACCTAGTTCCAATATTTTAAGCCTGCTAGCTGCTTCATATTTTcaagtttcaattttcaaatcGGAAAAGAGATGTGTCTTCTGCCACCGAtaccgagaaaaaaaaaatgatatgttgCACTACTTAGAAGACTTTCATAAAGTAGCGTATCAACTATCAGGAGTCATGAaagttttatctttattttgctGACAGTGATTGACATGCattttcccaagaaaaaaaatatcagtcaCTGTTATGTGGGGCTCCTCATCAACCATGCCAAGGATATtactgcttctttttttttttgggtgaaaaaGATATTAT
Protein-coding sequences here:
- the LOC133691828 gene encoding WUSCHEL-related homeobox 4-like, yielding MGSMKVHQLARGFWEHEPFLTLGFKRLRPLAPKLANTDHSAASFDLKSFIRPDSGPRNLASSDEKKDSPQGETHPGGTRWNPTQEQIGILEMLYRGGMRTPNGQQIEDITAQLSRYGKIEGKNVFYWFQNHKARERQKQKRNSLGLSHSPRTPSPVTIISLDTRGEVEREEDSPYKRKCRSWTFECLELEDSRSCREKGDRTLELFPLHPEGR